In Deinococcus maricopensis DSM 21211, the sequence GGCGGCGGCGTTGTAGTTCCAGCTGACGCGCGTGCCGGTCACGAAGTTGAACGCGTACTGCTTGAAGTCGTTCAGGGTGGTGGTGGTGGCGTCGGGCAAGACGGCGACGCTGTAGTAGTCCTTGCCGCCGAGGGTGGACGTGAAGACGTTCCCGGCCTGCGTCCAGGTGGCGCCGGTGGGGGCGAACAGGGCGTAGTGGTGGCCGTTCACGGTGACGCCGAGGGCGTTGCCGCTGTTGCTCCAGACGTTGACGGGCGCGTTGAAGCGCAATTCGGCGTTCCCGCCGGTTTTGGTGGCGTACACGAAGGGGAGGCCGTGCCCGAAGGTGGTTTTGAGGCTGCGGGTGCCGTCGTTCCAGGCGGCGGTGGCGGTCCAGTCGCTCCAGTCGTCGGCGCGGGTGTCGGGGGCGTTGAGGCCGCTGACGCCGAGCGTGAAGTCGGGCGTGAAGGTGTACTCGTATTTGCTGGTGCCGCCGCCGCCCGTGAAGCGCGGGGTGTTCGGGTACCCGAGGCTGAGGCCGCTTGCGCCGGCCTTCATGGCGAAGGGGTGCGCGTACATGTTCTCGGAGTACATGCTGTTCGGCTTGTAGCGTTTGAACACCAGGGACGACCAGAATTTGTTGGTGGGGACGGCGCCTTTCGCCTGGGCGTTCGCGGTGACGTAGGGCGTGAGCAGTTCGCCGGTCTGGCTGATGGGGCCGCCGGCGGCGCCGGCAGGCACGGTGGTGCTGACGGCCTGGGTGTCCAGGGTGGGCGTGCTGGGGGCGGTGTTGGTGGGTGGGGCGCCGCAGCCGGCGAGCAGCAGGGCGGCGGACAGGAGCAGGTACCGTGGGTTCATGGGTGGCCTCCGTGGCGCCGCGTGCGCGGCGGGTGAGCGTTGGAGTACAGTAGGTCCTCTGAAAACGCTTTCAAAAGCTGGTCGCATCTGAAGACGACAGGGTGCCCCTAACACCAGCGCGAGTCGCGCAGCGCAGCGTCAACATGGCCGATGCTCCAGACAGATGAGGGCGAATTGGGGGAGGACGCGCTTACCGTACTTCCTCGGTGAAAGCGCTGTCAAGCGCGCGTCATGAGAGTTGCCCGTTCAGGCGCCCAGCGGCAACGTGAAAAAGAAGGTCGCCCCCTCGCCCGGACGCCCCTCCGCCCACACCCGCCCACCATGCCGCGCAATCACGCGCCGCACATTCGCCAGCCCCAACCCCGCCCCCTCGAACGTCTCGTTCAGACGCACGAACAGCCCGAACGCCTCCTCCGCCCGCTCCGGCGCGAACCCCACCCCGTTGTCCCGCACGCTCACGACCACCTCGTTCGGCCGCACGAGCGCCTGCACCGCAATGACGGCCTCCGGCTCGTCCTGCGTGAACTTGATCGCGTTATGCAGCAGGTTCGTGACCGCCAGGCGCAACAGCATCCAGTCGCCCGGCACCGTCGGCAACGCGTCAATCCGCCACGTGATGCGCCGGTTCACCATCAGCGGCGCCAGGTCGCTCCGCACCTGCATCACCAGCTGTCCCAGCGGCACGTCCTGCACCTGCATCTCGGCCTTGCCCGCGTGCGACAACGCCACCAGGTCCTCCACCAGCTGATTCAGCCGGCTCGTCTCATCCCGGATCACCTCGAAGTACCGCTCCGTGCGCTCGTCGGTCACGCCCGCCAGCCGCTTGCGCGCCAGCGTCAGGAACCCGTCGATGCGGCGCAGCGGCTCCCGCAGATCCCGCGACAACGACAGCCCGTACGCCGTCAGCTCCGCATTCAACTCCACGATGCGCGCCGTGCGCGCCTCCATGCGCCGCTCCAGCTGCGTGTACGCACGCCTCAGCGCGCGCGCCTGTTGCCGGTCCGTCCAGTCCGTGAGCGTCACCACCGCCGCGCGCACCGCCCCGTCCGTCCACAGCGGCGCCGCCGCCAGGCGCACATGCCGCGCCTCATCGCCCACCCACACCTGCACCTCCTGCGTGAGCCGCTCCCCGCGCAGGGCCCGCTGCACCGGCTGCGCGCCCGGCGGGAACACCTCGCCCGTGCGGGCGTCCCGGTACAGGGGCGGCGTCAGCACGTCGGCGGCCGCGCCGGTCGGTACGCCGAACAGCGTGCGCGCCGCCGCGTTCAGGCGCTGCACGCCGCTGCGCCCCTGAACGTACAGCGGGTCGGGCAGGCTGTCGAGCATGACGGCAAACGCGTCCCCGGACGGCGCCTCGCTCACCTCGCGGACCTGGACGCTGCGCCCGCCCGGCAGGGCCTGCGCGCGCCACTGCAGCACCTGCGCGCGGGCCGCGCAGAACCACACGCACCCGTCCTCCGGGTCGTGGGGCAGGTCGGCATGCCGCGCGAGCGTCTCGGTCAGCAGCGCACCCGGCGTGACTTCCGGGAACGCGCGCGCCGCGGCGCCGTTCATGTACGTGACGCGGTCGGCGGCGTCCAGCAGAAACAGCGCGTCGCTCAGCGCGTCCAGCGCCGCGTGCGCGAGAGCGGGAGACGGCGCGTCCACAGGTAAATCTTACGTGAAGGCCATAACAGCATCATGTCCTCAACGTTTCAAGCTTTCCTCACCTGTAACTCATCCGCCCAAAGACGAGGTCAGCTCGGCGACTCCACGCCCTCGCCGGCCACCAGCCCGGCGATCAGCAGCCGCAGCCCGTCATACGTCGCGGGCTTCTCCACGTACGTCTGCGCGCCCCGCTCCTGCGCTGCCCGCACGTCCATGGGGGCTCCCGACGTACTCCACACCACCACCCGCGCCGACGTGAACGCCGGGTCCGCCCGCAACGCCTCCAGCACCTGCAGCCCGGTCACACGCGGCATGTTCACGTCCAGAAGCACCAGGTCCGGCACGCGCCCCTCCCGCAACTGCAGCAACGCGTCCGCGCCGTCACGCACCACATCCAGGTGCACGTCAGGCGCCACGTCAGCCAGCACTTCACGCATCAGGAGAACGTCGGCCAGATTGTCTTCCACCAGCAGCAGGGTCCGTACGCTCACGCGAACCTGCCCAGGTGGGGGGGGATCAAGAACATTCCCTGAGTGTACCCTCAAGGTTCCACCCCTGCCTTCAGCGGACGTAAAGCGTCCCTGAACATCCCCGTCACCCCGTATGCTGCGCGCATGCCCGCCCGCCCCTGGCCCACCCCCCACGCGTACGTGGACGCCGCCACCTGCGGCGTGGCCCTCGGGTACGTCCTGGACGGGGCGCCCTACGCCCTCGCGCGGCCACCCGGCGTGCCCGACGCGCTGCTCATCGCGCGGCACGCCCACACCCTCGGCTACACGCACGTGCACCTGCGCGGCCTGCCAACCGAACCCCTCCCGCTCACCCTGCCGGCGCCCGTCACGTGGCTGCCCGGCCCCCCTGCGGACCGCGCCGCGCACCTCGCGCGCCTCGCGGACGCCCTCGCCACCATCGTGCACGGCCAGCCTCTCACACCCGAGCAGCACCACGCCCTCCAGGCCAGCCACACCCCCAGCGCGGACGGACGCACGCTCATCCATGTGGACGGCAGCTTCGCGCTCACCGACGACCTCACCGGCATCGGCTACACCCTGAACGGCGTTCCGTTCGCCATCACCGCTGCCCGCGCCGAGCACCCCAACGGCGCGCACGCCGAACGCGAAGCCATCCGCGTGGCCCTCATGCACGCCGCCACGCACCCCCACGCGACCCTGCACGTCCAGAGCGACCACGTCTTCCACGTCCGCCGGTACGCCGAGGACCTCGTGCACCGCGGACGCCGCAAATCTTCGTCCCTGGAGCGCCTCGACGCGCTCGCGGACGCCCTCAGGCCACGCCTGCACTTCATGTACGCGCCCACCCTGGACCTGCACGCCCCGCACCGCCTCGCCGTGCACGCCCGCGCCCTCGCCACCCTCGCGCGCGGCGCGCCCCTCACCCGCGCGCAGCAGGTCGCCGTGCGCCGCGTGCACTTCGCCCTGCGCTCCGCCACGCCCGTCCCGTACTGACCTGCGCCCCTGAGGCGCGCGTGAAGCGCCGCTCAGCCCCGCCCGCTGGACGCACGCGGCCACCCCCGCTAGCGTGAAGCATGCGGCCACCGAAGAAACCTTCCTTCCGACTGCCCGCGCACCTCGCGCACACCCGCCCGGCCCCCGCCCGCGCGGGCCGCCCCGAGCGCGACGCCCCCGACCCGGCTCGCCCAGCCCCGGCCGCGCAGGCCGAGCCGCCGGACCGCATCGGGCAGCTGCTCCCGGAATTGCTGCGCGCCATGGTTGGCATGGACACCGAACACACCTGGGCCCGGGAAGCCGGGACCATCGTGCTCGACCGCGCGCAGATCCTCGCGGCCCTCGCCCCGTACGACCGGCCGAACAGCCGCTTCAACCAGCTGGTCGTGCGCCGCCTCGTCGGGGAGGGATACCTCAAGCCGCGCGGCGGCCTGGAGAAACAGGGCCTGAGCGGGCAGTACGCCCTCACGCCCAGGGGCGAGCGGCTGCTCAACCTGCGCCGCAACAGCTGAACGCCCAGCAGCGACGGTCGCGCTGACGCGACCCGCGCCACCGGAGGGCGGCCACCGGGTGGGACGACCGCCCCCGGCGTCAGGTGCGCGTGCCGGGCTGACGCGGCAGGCTCAGCCAGAACGTGGCGCCTTGACCGGGTTTGCCTTCGGCCCAGACGCGCCCGCCGTGGCGAAGCACGATGCGGCGCACCAGCGCGAGGCCCATGCCCGTGCCCGCGTACTCGCGGGAGCTGTGCAGACGCTGGAACAGCCCGAACAGCCGGTCCTTCTGGCGCATGTTGAACCCCACGCCGTTGTCGCGGACGCACACCTGGTACTCGCGGTCGGTGGCGCGCACGCACACGTGAATGTGCGCGTCCTCGCGCGTGCGCGTGAACTTCAGGGCGTTCCCGATGAGGTGCGCGAACGCCAGCTGCAGCGCCTGACTGTCCCCGGTGACGCTGGGAAGGTCCTCCAGGTGGAACTGCACGTGGCGGCCCGTCAGGTCGGCGCGCAGGTCCTTGCGCACCTCGTGCAGCACGCGGTTGAGGTCCACGGTGCGGAATTGCAGGCGCTGCTGGCCGCTGCGGAAGAACGTGAGCAGCGCCTGCAGCAGCTGCTCCACGTGCGTGACGGCGTGCTCGACTTTCAGCGCGTGCTCGGCCTGCTCCGCCTGCGGGGCGCGGGCGAGGCGGGTGGTGAAGCCGCGGATGTGCCGCAAGGGCGTCTGCAGGTCATGCGTGACGGCCACCACGAACGATTCCAGTTCGTCGTTCAGGTCGCGGATGTGTTGCGTGCGGGCCTCGGCGCGTTCCTCCAGGGTGGCGTTCAGGCGGAGCACTTCGTCCTGCGCGAGCCGGTGCGCGGTGATGTCCGTGACGGTGCAGCGGCAGTGGGCGGGTTGCGCGTCGGAGGCGGGCACGAACGTCCCCTCTACCTGGACGACGAGGGCGTCGTCGTGGTGGGTACGCAGGCGCAGCTCCATGCTGCGTTTGCTGCTGCCCTCGAACACGCGCCGCAGGAACAGCGCGAAGCTGGTGGCGTCGGCTGCGTCCACGTAGGCGGAGAGGCGTTTGCGCTGCAGGGCCGGGCGGTTCACGCCGAGGGCGCGGGCGAGGGTGAGGTTCGCGCGCAGGATGACGCCGGACGCGTCGAGGGTCGCGTAGCCGACGGGCGCCTCGTCGAACAGTGCCTGCTCGTCCTGGTGGGCGCGCTCCAGGGCCGCGTTCGTTTGGAGGAGCTGCTCGTTGTGCAGCTGCAGTTCGATGTACCGCACCTGCAGTTCGCGGTGTTGGCGTTCCAGGTCGTCGGGGGTGGGGCGCGGCGCCGGGTGCTCGCGCAGGCGCCGCGCCGCAGGGTCGCGCAGGGGCGTCGTTTGGTGATCCGGGGCGTTCATCAGGCTTCCTCTCCGTTGGAACGTTGACTCCACATCAAGCTTTGTAAGAGGAATTACAACTGCCCCAGTGTACTCGAGAACGCTCCTGCACCCCTTCAGCAGGCCCTCAACGCCTCCCGCCCCACGCCACTCCCCGCGCGGACGACCGGCCGAGCGAATCCACAATGCGGGCGGGGCCGAGCATGCTCGGCCCAGCCCGCACGGACAATCAGTCCTGCGCGTCCGGCTGCGCGAGGCGGCGCATGGTCTTCATGGCGCGCTCGCCCAGGCCGTCCTCCATGGCCTTCAGAAGGTCCGCCGCCACTTCCCGCGCCAGCGGCGCGAGTTC encodes:
- a CDS encoding sensor histidine kinase, with product MDAPSPALAHAALDALSDALFLLDAADRVTYMNGAAARAFPEVTPGALLTETLARHADLPHDPEDGCVWFCAARAQVLQWRAQALPGGRSVQVREVSEAPSGDAFAVMLDSLPDPLYVQGRSGVQRLNAAARTLFGVPTGAAADVLTPPLYRDARTGEVFPPGAQPVQRALRGERLTQEVQVWVGDEARHVRLAAAPLWTDGAVRAAVVTLTDWTDRQQARALRRAYTQLERRMEARTARIVELNAELTAYGLSLSRDLREPLRRIDGFLTLARKRLAGVTDERTERYFEVIRDETSRLNQLVEDLVALSHAGKAEMQVQDVPLGQLVMQVRSDLAPLMVNRRITWRIDALPTVPGDWMLLRLAVTNLLHNAIKFTQDEPEAVIAVQALVRPNEVVVSVRDNGVGFAPERAEEAFGLFVRLNETFEGAGLGLANVRRVIARHGGRVWAEGRPGEGATFFFTLPLGA
- a CDS encoding response regulator — encoded protein: MSVRTLLLVEDNLADVLLMREVLADVAPDVHLDVVRDGADALLQLREGRVPDLVLLDVNMPRVTGLQVLEALRADPAFTSARVVVWSTSGAPMDVRAAQERGAQTYVEKPATYDGLRLLIAGLVAGEGVESPS
- a CDS encoding sensor histidine kinase, which gives rise to MNAPDHQTTPLRDPAARRLREHPAPRPTPDDLERQHRELQVRYIELQLHNEQLLQTNAALERAHQDEQALFDEAPVGYATLDASGVILRANLTLARALGVNRPALQRKRLSAYVDAADATSFALFLRRVFEGSSKRSMELRLRTHHDDALVVQVEGTFVPASDAQPAHCRCTVTDITAHRLAQDEVLRLNATLEERAEARTQHIRDLNDELESFVVAVTHDLQTPLRHIRGFTTRLARAPQAEQAEHALKVEHAVTHVEQLLQALLTFFRSGQQRLQFRTVDLNRVLHEVRKDLRADLTGRHVQFHLEDLPSVTGDSQALQLAFAHLIGNALKFTRTREDAHIHVCVRATDREYQVCVRDNGVGFNMRQKDRLFGLFQRLHSSREYAGTGMGLALVRRIVLRHGGRVWAEGKPGQGATFWLSLPRQPGTRT